From Anopheles coluzzii chromosome 3, AcolN3, whole genome shotgun sequence, the proteins below share one genomic window:
- the LOC120960166 gene encoding LOW QUALITY PROTEIN: calpain-A-like (The sequence of the model RefSeq protein was modified relative to this genomic sequence to represent the inferred CDS: deleted 2 bases in 1 codon), giving the protein MDELKGLLSGAGKQLFDAAGQAITSAATEYIGSVINEMFVKKETDTKRFLPSIKNMKVLGDRNAGQRSSFDVQDFYQIRQQCLDNGTLFEDPEFPASASSLMYSKRPDRHYEWLRPHEICDGPEFFVEGFSRFERVQQGELGDCWLLAACANLTQDHKMFLRVVPEDNSFEDGYAGVFHFRFWQYGKWVDVVIDDRLPTYRGQLIYMRSSEQNEFWSALLEKAYAKLHGSYESLRGGTTCEAMEDFTGGVAEMYDLKDQTPPNLFEIIEKGFKRNSMFGCSIEADPHVLEAETPEGLIRGHAYSITKIQLVDIETPGRSGKIPLIRLRNPWGNEAEWNGPWSDKSPEWRYIPDEQKQELGLNFDHDGEFWMSYRDFTRYFDRMEICNLSPDSLSDDEMTRGKISWEMSMFEGEWAVGTTAGGCRNYLDTFWHNPQYVIRLDDPDEDDEEGNCTVIIALLQKNRRSRRNMGVECLTIGFAVYRVTERDLAQKPLKMNFFKYNASAARSPAFINLREVSCRFKLPPGTYVIVPSTFEPNEEGEFIIRVFSETANSMMENDDNVGVGDLDDRIAPDVPGYVQPSPQRQAMERLFLDVAGADGEVDWVELKRILDHSFRDDLPKTSSLNGLNRQTYASQQNAEAGPAGPGGGIEDLLSMLLNMCCKGVLGGDGDGGGGGGTHPSGPANLESQIVPNQPLHGENNISSEGFSKDVCRAMVAMLDVDHTGKLGFEEFQQLLTDIAKWKAVFKLYDTEGSGRLSPFQLREALNSAGYHLNNRILNALVHRYGSRSGTIPFDDFIMCAVKIKTMIEIFRERDTDGTNQATFSMDEWVEKTLYS; this is encoded by the exons ATGGACGAGCTAAAG GGCCTCCTGAGCGGGGCCGGCAAGCAGCTGTTTGATGCGGCCGGTCAGGCCATCACCAGTGCCGCCACCGAGTACATTGGCAGCGTCATCAACGAGATGTTCGTGAAGAAAGAAACGGACACGAAGCGCTTCCTGCCGAGCATTAAGAACATGAAAGTG CTCGGAGATCGCAACGCCGGACAGCGGTCCAGCTTCGATGTGCAGGATTTCTACCAGATTCGCCAGCAGTGCCTCGACAATGGTACGCTGTTCGAGGATCCCGAGTTCCCGGCGTCCGCCTCCTCGCTGATGTACTCGAAGCGCCCCGATCGCCATTACGAATGGTTGCGTCCGCACGAAATTTGCGACGGGCCCGAGTTCTTCGTGGAAGGTTTCTCGCGGTTCGAGAGG GTGCAGCAGGGCGAGCTGGGCGACTGCTGGCTGCTGGCTGCCTGTGCCAACCTCACGCAGGACCACAAGATGTTCCTGCGCGTCGTGCCGGAGGATAACAGCTTCGAGGACGGGTATGCCGGTGTGTTTCACTTCCGCTTCTGGCAGTACGGCAAGTGGGTCGATGTGGTGATTGACGATCGGCTACCGACGTACCGCGGACAGCTGATCTACATGCGATCGTCAGAGCAGAACGAGTTCTGGAGTGCGCTGCTGGAGAAGGCGTACGCCAAGCTGCACGGATCGTATGAGTCACTGCGCGGTGGCACCACGTGCGAGGCGATGGAAGACTTTACCGGCGGTGTGGCGGAAATGTACGACTTGAAGGACCAAACGCCACCGAATCTGTTCGAAATCATCGAGAAGGGCTTCAAGCGCAACTCGATGTTTGGCTGCAGCATTGAGGCGGACCCGCACGTGCTCGAGGCGGAAACGCCGGAAGGGTTGATCCGGGGGCACGCGTACTCGATCACGAAGATTCAGCTGGTGGACATCGAGACGCCGGGCCGGTCGGGCAAGATACCGCTGATCCGGCTGCGCAACCCGTGGGGCAATGAGGCGGAGTGGAACGGGCCGTGGAGCGACAAGTCGCCCGAGTGGCGCTACATCCCGGACGAGCAGAAGCAAGAGCTGGGGCTAAACTTTGACCACGACGGCGAGTTCTGGATGTCGTATCGGGACTTTACGCGCTACTTCGACCGGATGGAGATTTGCAACTTGAGCCCGGACTCGCTGAGCGACGACGAGATGACGCGGGGCAAGATCAGCTGGGAGATGTCGATGTTTGAGGGCGAATGGGCGGTCGGCACTACGGCGGGCGGCTGCCGTAACTATCTCGACACGTTCTGGCACAACCCGCAGTACGTGATCCGGCTGGACGATccggacgaggacgacgaggagggCAACTGTACGGTGATCATTGCGCTGCTGCAGAAGAACCGTCGCTCGCGGCGCAACATGGGCGTGGAGTGCCTCACGATCGGGTTCGCCGTGTACCGCGTGACGGAGCGAGATCTCGCCCAGAAACCGCTGAAGATGAACTTCTTCAAGTACAATGCGTCGGCGGCTCGGTCGCCCGCGTTCATTAATTTGCGCGAGGTGAGCTGCCGGTTCAAGCTGCCGCCCGGGACGTACGTGATCGTGCCGTCCACGTTCGAGCCGAACGAGGAGGGCGAGTTCATCATTCGCGTGTTCTCCGAAACTGCCAACAGCATGATGGAAAACGATGATAATGTCGGCGTCGGTGACCTCGATGATCGG ATTGCGCCCGATGTGCCCGGCTACGTCCAACCGTCTCCGCAACGGCAAGCCATGGAGCGTCTGTTTTTGGACGTTGCCGGAGCGGACGGTGAAGTGGACTGGGTCGAGCTGAAGCGCATTCTCGATCATTCCTTCCGTGATG ATTTACCCAAAACGTCCTCCCTGAACGGGTTGAACCGGCAGACGTATGCATCGCAGCAGAACGCGGAAGCCGGCCCGGCCGGTCCCGGCGGTGGCATCGAGGATCTGCTCAGCATGCTGCTGAACATGTGCTGCAAGGGCGTCCTGGGCGGCGACGGcgacggtggtggcggcggcggtacgCATCCTTCCGGGCCGGCCAatttggaaagccaaatcgTACCGAACCAGCCGCTGCATGGTGAGA ataaCATCTCATCGGAGGGCTTCTCGAAGGACGTGTGCCGTGCGATGGTAGCGATGCTGGATGTGGATCACACCGGCAAGCTGGGCTTCGAAGAGTTCCAGCAGCTGCTGACCGACATTGCCAAATGGAAGGCCGTGTTCAAGCTGTACGACACGGAGGGTTCCGGTCGGCTGAGCCCGTTCCAGCTCCGCGAGGCATTGAACTCGGCCGGCTACCATCTGAACAATCGCATCCTGAACGCGCTGGTGCATCGGTACGGGTCGCGCAGCGGTACGATACCGTTCGATGATTTCATCATGTGTGCCGTCAAGATAAAGACGATGATCG AAATCTTCCGCGAGCGCGATACGGACGGTACAAACCAGGCCACGTTCAGCATGGACGAGTGGGTCGAAAAGACGCTGTACTCGTAA